A genomic window from Sulfurospirillum multivorans DSM 12446 includes:
- a CDS encoding YbgA family protein has translation MLKIAVSACLLGEPIRYDKTGQRDRFITDKLGKYASFVPFCPEHLAFGTPRETIRIVLENERKKVITVFSKNDVTEAMNEAVEHELHKIQNEEICGIILKSKSPSCGLGSTKYYNGAMSEGKKDGLFALTCKEHFVDFPIEEEARLIDPWLRENFVMQLFAYEDAVQLQKNIQTMQELVSFHTAYKFLLQSKHEGNYRLLGKIVANHEKNSLQEITQMYLALFKKTIAYKDSIGKTVNVLQHMVGFFKKELTSSEKAELHMQIEEFRDEIIPLIAVMSTIEFLAKKYNTTYLLGQKFLNPYPKDLSLRSMIQEGT, from the coding sequence ATGCTCAAAATCGCCGTTTCTGCCTGTTTACTCGGTGAGCCTATTCGTTATGATAAAACAGGTCAACGCGATCGTTTTATCACCGACAAGCTTGGCAAATACGCTTCGTTTGTGCCTTTTTGTCCTGAGCATTTGGCGTTTGGAACGCCGCGTGAGACCATACGGATTGTGCTTGAAAATGAGCGCAAAAAGGTCATCACCGTCTTTTCCAAAAACGATGTCACAGAGGCGATGAATGAGGCGGTGGAGCATGAACTGCATAAGATTCAAAACGAAGAGATTTGCGGCATCATCTTAAAGTCAAAGTCACCGAGTTGTGGGCTTGGGAGTACCAAGTATTACAACGGTGCGATGAGTGAAGGGAAAAAAGATGGGCTTTTTGCGCTTACATGTAAAGAACACTTTGTGGATTTCCCCATTGAGGAAGAGGCGCGTTTGATTGACCCTTGGCTGAGAGAAAACTTTGTGATGCAGCTCTTTGCTTACGAAGATGCCGTGCAACTTCAAAAGAACATCCAAACGATGCAAGAGCTTGTGAGTTTTCATACAGCGTATAAGTTTTTACTGCAAAGCAAACACGAAGGAAACTACCGCCTTTTGGGCAAAATCGTTGCCAATCATGAAAAAAATAGTTTGCAAGAGATTACACAAATGTACCTTGCGCTGTTTAAAAAAACGATTGCGTACAAAGACTCGATTGGTAAAACGGTGAATGTGCTTCAACACATGGTTGGCTTTTTCAAAAAAGAGCTGACCAGCAGTGAAAAAGCAGAATTACACATGCAAATCGAAGAGTTTCGCGATGAGATCATTCCGCTTATTGCGGTGATGAGCACCATCGAGTTTTTGGCTAAAAAGTACAACACAACCTACCTTTTGGGACAGAAGTTTTTGAACCCCTACCCTAAAGACCTCTCACTTCGTTCTATGATACAAGAAGGCACATAA
- a CDS encoding biosynthetic peptidoglycan transglycosylase produces the protein MSLHNKWENLLDKINKSKENICIVPENSELLRLLIAGEDHRFKFHSGVDVIALLRASWKTLILNKREGGSTIAMQLVRVVTGKYDKTLHRKLEEIFLAYKLTKHISKQEILSLYLSIAYFGWNMHGLKQACKSLKLNLNNLTLEESAGLIARLKYPEPKNISKNRNIQIEHRAKYILKRYDTLNIKDRYDSI, from the coding sequence ATGAGTTTGCATAATAAATGGGAAAATCTACTTGACAAAATTAATAAATCTAAAGAGAATATATGTATTGTTCCTGAAAATAGCGAATTATTACGATTACTAATTGCGGGGGAAGACCATCGATTTAAATTTCATAGTGGAGTAGATGTTATTGCATTATTGAGAGCTTCTTGGAAAACACTAATCTTAAATAAAAGAGAAGGTGGTTCAACTATCGCTATGCAACTTGTTCGAGTAGTAACTGGTAAGTATGATAAAACATTGCATCGAAAATTGGAAGAAATATTTTTAGCATATAAACTGACTAAACATATTTCCAAACAAGAAATTTTGTCTTTATACTTATCTATTGCATATTTTGGATGGAATATGCATGGACTTAAGCAAGCATGTAAATCATTGAAATTAAATTTAAATAATTTAACATTGGAAGAATCTGCTGGTTTAATTGCTCGTTTAAAGTATCCTGAACCAAAAAATATTTCCAAAAATAGAAATATTCAAATTGAACATAGAGCTAAATATATATTAAAACGATACGATACACTTAATATCAAGGATAGATATGATTCCATTTAA
- a CDS encoding virulence RhuM family protein produces MTNTTPTSNILIYQSEDGKTKIETRLENETVWLNIEQMAELFQRDRTVISKHIKNIFQEGELDETVVCAHCAHTTKHGAIENKTQISYTKYFNLDVIISVGYRVKSLQGTKFRQWATARLKEYIVKGFTMNDELLKLAGGGNYFEELLARIRDIRSSEKIFWRKVLDIYATSIDYDPKAEQSILFFQTVQNKMHWAVHGNTAAELVYERADSTKPHMGLTHFKGTHPTRQEISVAKNYLNEDELNLLNRMVTAYIELAEIQAMGKSPMYMSDWIERLNDFLKMTGKDILKNAGKISHDKAIQKACDEYEKYKEKTNNELSRVEKDFIEYIDTTVKMLKKAKS; encoded by the coding sequence ATGACCAACACCACACCAACCTCCAATATCCTTATTTACCAAAGCGAAGATGGCAAAACAAAGATAGAAACAAGGCTTGAAAATGAGACGGTTTGGCTCAACATTGAGCAAATGGCGGAGCTATTTCAAAGAGATAGAACAGTTATATCCAAACACATCAAAAATATTTTTCAAGAGGGAGAACTTGATGAGACAGTGGTATGTGCACATTGTGCACATACCACTAAGCATGGTGCGATAGAAAACAAAACACAGATTTCTTATACAAAATATTTTAATCTTGATGTCATTATCTCCGTAGGCTATCGTGTGAAGTCGTTGCAAGGTACGAAGTTTCGCCAATGGGCAACGGCGAGGCTCAAAGAGTACATCGTCAAAGGCTTTACGATGAATGATGAGCTCCTCAAGCTTGCAGGTGGTGGAAACTACTTTGAAGAGCTTTTAGCGCGCATCCGCGATATACGAAGCAGTGAGAAGATTTTTTGGCGCAAGGTGCTTGATATTTATGCTACGAGCATAGACTATGACCCAAAAGCTGAGCAAAGCATCCTCTTTTTTCAAACGGTACAAAATAAAATGCACTGGGCAGTTCACGGCAATACGGCGGCTGAACTTGTCTATGAAAGGGCAGATAGCACCAAGCCACATATGGGGCTTACTCATTTCAAAGGCACACATCCAACAAGGCAAGAAATCAGTGTCGCCAAGAATTATCTTAACGAAGATGAACTCAACCTTTTAAACCGTATGGTAACGGCTTACATCGAACTTGCCGAAATCCAAGCGATGGGTAAAAGCCCCATGTACATGAGCGATTGGATAGAAAGGTTAAATGATTTTTTGAAAATGACAGGTAAAGATATACTTAAGAATGCAGGAAAAATCAGTCACGACAAAGCCATTCAAAAAGCATGCGATGAATATGAAAAATATAAAGAAAAAACCAACAATGAACTTTCACGCGTTGAAAAAGACTTTATAGAATATATTGATACGACGGTGAAGATGCTTAAAAAAGCCAAGTCATAA